A portion of the Pseudarthrobacter sp. L1SW genome contains these proteins:
- a CDS encoding thioesterase family protein encodes MHLLLRTLLMLFRSSRRPPLTVWDSASLPLRVLPTDIDIAMHVNNGMYLSLMDLGRFDLMVRSGVWQRMRRRGWGPVVAAETIAFRKSLQLWQHYTIETRIIGLDAKAIFFEQRMVADGEVYARAYIATRLVAKGRPVSQEEILREFGEPPVDLVLPDWIHEWRASSALPGSRTAAPHRWEA; translated from the coding sequence ATGCACCTGCTCCTGAGAACCCTCCTGATGCTCTTCCGCTCGTCGCGCCGGCCGCCGCTGACGGTCTGGGACAGCGCCTCGCTCCCGCTGCGGGTGCTGCCGACGGACATCGATATCGCCATGCACGTCAACAACGGCATGTACCTGTCCCTGATGGACCTGGGCCGGTTCGACCTGATGGTCCGCAGCGGCGTGTGGCAGCGGATGCGCCGCCGGGGCTGGGGGCCGGTGGTGGCCGCGGAGACCATCGCCTTCCGCAAGTCCCTCCAGCTGTGGCAGCACTACACCATTGAGACCCGCATCATCGGGCTGGACGCCAAAGCCATCTTCTTTGAACAGCGCATGGTGGCCGACGGGGAGGTGTATGCCCGTGCCTACATCGCCACCCGCCTGGTGGCCAAGGGCCGGCCGGTGAGCCAGGAGGAGATCCTGCGCGAGTTCGGCGAGCCGCCGGTGGACCTGGTCCTTCCCGACTGGATCCATGAGTGGCGGGCGTCCAGTGCGCTGCCCGGCAGCAGGACGGCGGCGCCGCACCGCTGGGAAGCATAG
- a CDS encoding co-chaperone YbbN, which yields MATLDITGEQFASTIEGNDIVLVDFWAEWCGPCKQFGPTYSAVSEKHPDVLFTKVDTEAEQQLAAEAGISSIPTLMAFREKVLVFSQPGALNAQQLEQVVDAVKALDMEEVHAHVARQREEAAATAGKQAGPQDGTQIPDA from the coding sequence ATGGCTACCCTAGACATCACAGGTGAACAGTTCGCATCCACCATCGAAGGCAACGACATTGTCCTGGTGGATTTCTGGGCGGAATGGTGCGGCCCCTGCAAGCAGTTCGGCCCCACGTACTCAGCAGTTTCAGAGAAGCACCCGGACGTCCTCTTCACCAAGGTGGACACCGAAGCGGAGCAGCAGCTCGCCGCCGAGGCAGGCATCTCGTCCATCCCCACCCTGATGGCCTTCCGCGAAAAGGTGCTGGTGTTCTCCCAGCCCGGTGCGCTGAACGCCCAGCAGCTTGAACAGGTGGTGGATGCCGTGAAGGCGCTGGACATGGAGGAAGTCCACGCCCACGTGGCCCGCCAGCGGGAAGAAGCCGCGGCAACAGCCGGCAAGCAGGCAGGCCCGCAGGACGGCACCCAGATCCCGGACGCCTGA
- a CDS encoding potassium channel family protein — protein sequence MTQQRYRDLADWPLTVTALVFLGAYAWQVIGRLEGGAALWLEALMWATWGIFVVDYLANLWLAGDRGTWFIRNLHELVIVALPFFRPLRLLRLVTLLSVLHRTLGDTLRGRVVTYVAGSATMLVFVGALAVLDVEQSVPDAKIITFGDAPWWAMTTITTVGYGDMYPVTPLGRMVAAALMMSGIAVLGVVTASIASWLVQRVEDTAEAVSEAEEPVRAEMAGLAAEIAALRREIAELQERRTL from the coding sequence ATGACCCAACAACGCTACCGGGACCTTGCGGACTGGCCGCTGACGGTGACTGCCCTCGTTTTCCTGGGGGCGTACGCGTGGCAGGTGATCGGCAGGTTGGAAGGCGGCGCCGCCCTCTGGCTCGAAGCTCTTATGTGGGCGACGTGGGGCATCTTTGTGGTGGATTACCTGGCAAACCTGTGGCTTGCCGGCGATCGCGGCACGTGGTTCATCCGGAACCTGCATGAACTGGTGATTGTGGCCCTGCCGTTCTTCCGGCCGCTGCGCCTCCTCCGCCTGGTGACGCTGCTGTCCGTGCTGCACAGGACGCTGGGCGACACGCTGCGGGGACGCGTGGTCACCTATGTGGCGGGTTCGGCCACGATGCTGGTGTTCGTTGGGGCCCTGGCGGTCCTGGACGTGGAGCAGTCGGTGCCGGACGCGAAGATCATTACCTTCGGTGATGCCCCGTGGTGGGCCATGACCACCATCACCACCGTGGGTTACGGCGACATGTACCCGGTGACGCCGCTCGGCCGCATGGTGGCCGCGGCGCTGATGATGAGCGGCATTGCCGTGCTGGGCGTGGTCACGGCGTCCATTGCGTCCTGGCTCGTCCAGCGGGTGGAGGACACCGCTGAGGCAGTATCCGAGGCCGAAGAACCGGTCCGCGCCGAAATGGCGGGGCTGGCGGCTG